One genomic window of Medicago truncatula cultivar Jemalong A17 chromosome 1, MtrunA17r5.0-ANR, whole genome shotgun sequence includes the following:
- the LOC11440778 gene encoding importin subunit alpha-2, producing MSYRPNANSRTEVRRNRYKVAVDAEEGRRRREDTMVEIRKNRREESLLKKRREGLQPQQIPSALHSNVVEKKLEHLPTMVAGVWSDDNNLQLESTTQFRKLLSIERTPPIEEVIQTGVVSRFVEFLMREDFPQLQFEAAWALTNIASGTSENTKVVIDHGAVPIFVKLLASSSDDVREQAVWALGNVAGDSPRCRDLVLGHGALVPLLAQLNEHAKLSMLRNATWTLSNFCRGKPQPPFDQVKPALPALAGLIHSNDEEVLTDACWALSYLSDGTNDKIQAVIEAGVCPRLVELLLHPSPSVLIPALRTVGNIVTGDDLQTQVIINHQALPCLYNLLTNNYKKSIKKEACWTISNITAGNKQQIQAVIEANIFGPLVSLLQNAEFDIKKEAAWAISNATSGGSHEQIKYLVSQGCIKPLCDLLICPDPRIVTVCLEGLENILKVGEADKNIGNNGDVNLYAQMIDDAEGLEKIENLQSHDNTEIYEKAVKILETYWLEEEDETMPPGDASQSGFNFGSAEVPSVPSGGFNFNQ from the exons ATGTCGTATCGTCCAAACGCAAACTCAAGGACCGAGGTCCGTCGCAACCGATACAAGGTCGCCGTCGATGCCGAAGAAGGCCGCCGTCGCCGTGAAGACACCATGGTTGAGATCCGTAAGAATCGTCGTGAAGAGAGTTTGCTCAAAAAGAGGCGCGAAGGTCTTCAACCTCAGCAGATTCCTTCCGCTCTTCACTCTAACGTCGTCGAGAAGAag ttGGAACATTTGCCAACTATGGTTGCTGGTGTGTGGAGTGATGATAATAACTTGCAGCTTGAATCAACGACTCAGTTTCGAAAGCTGCTATCTATTG AACGTACTCCACCGATTGAGGAGGTTATACAGACTGGTGTTGTTTCTCGTTTTGTCGAGTTTCTGATGAGGGAAGACTTTCCGCAGTTGCAG TTTGAGGCAGCTTGGGCTTTGACAAACATAGCTTCTGGAACATCTGAAAACACTAAGGTGGTAATTGACCATGGGGCTGTCCCAATTTTTGTGAAGCTCCTTGCTTCTTCCAGCGACGATGTCCGTGAGCAG GCTGTGTGGGCATTAGGAAATGTTGCTGGAGATTCTCCCAGATGTCGTGATCTTGTTCTCGGTCACGGGGCTTTGGTTCCTCTTTTGGCACAATTGAATGAGCATGCGAAGCTTTCTATGCTGAGAAATGCTACCTGGACACTTTCAAACTTCTGCAGGGGCAAGCCACAGCCTCCTTTTGATCAG GTTAAACCTGCACTTCCTGCTCTTGCTGGTCTTATACATTCAAATGATGAAGAAGTCTTGACTGATGCCTGCTGGGCACTATCATATCTTTCTGATGGTACAAACGATAAAATTCAAGCTGTAATTGAAGCTGGTGTTTGTCCCCGACTTGTTGAGCTTCTATT GCACCCATCTCCTTCAGTGCTAATTCCTGCTCTTCGTACTGTTGGAAACATTGTCACTGGAGATGATTTGCAAACTCAG GTTATCATCAATCATCAGGCTCTTCCTTGTCTATACAATCTGTTGACCAATAATTATAAGAAAAGCATCAAGAAGGAAGCTTGCTGGACCATATCAAACATTACAGCTGGGAATAAACAGCAGATTCAG GCTGTGATCGAGGCCAATATATTTGGTCCTCTGGTGAGTCTGCTTCAAAATGCTGAGTTTGATATCAAGAAAGAGGCTGCTTGGGCTATTTCTAATGCTACATCTGGTGGATCTCACGAACAAATCAA GTACCTAGTAAGTCAAGGGTGTATTAAGCCCTTGTGTGATCTTCTTATCTGTCCCGATCCTAGGATTGTGACAGTTTGTCTGGAAGGCCTTGAAAACATCTTGAAGGTTGGAGAAGCGGATAAAAATATAGGCAATAATGGTGATGTGAATCTATATGCCCAGATGATTGATGATGCTGAGGGGTTGGAGAAAATTGAGAACCTCCAGAGTCATGACAACACAGAGATTTATGAAAAGGCTGTGAAGATTCTTGAGACATACTGGTTGGAGGAAGAAGATGAGACCATGCCTCCAGGCGATGCTTCTCAATCAGGATTCAACTTCGGTAGCGCTGAGGTTCCTTCTGTGCCTTCGGGTGGATTTAACTTCAATCAGTAG